One genomic region from Cardiocondyla obscurior isolate alpha-2009 linkage group LG01, Cobs3.1, whole genome shotgun sequence encodes:
- the LOC139108642 gene encoding uncharacterized protein: protein MTEHFYILRMLITDLLTNVQETMKFIAQTKLGIKNTRMLPVNKIIEELKEATAHLEEGTYFPFRINTKNWNAIEQYAEISAYSDEQMIVTIIRFPIVDDARYELKRVTPFPVLDKSNENIFKIIEIENEYIAVDRENNNYLTLKREDIRQCVNNDNIYICEQSIPVYHTRASAPCEVRAITEPAKKPDTCVTREVASRATVWIAVSEPQEWIYSTTKEQTIEIQCRHRPSKN, encoded by the coding sequence ATGACGGAACATTTCTACATATTAAGAATGTTAATAACAGATCTATTAACAAACGTGCAAGAGACGATGAAATTCATAGCACAAACGAAATTGGGGATAAAAAACACGCGAATGTTAccggttaataaaataatagaagaattaaaagaagcaaCCGCGCACCTCGAAGAAGGGACGTATTTCCCCTTcagaataaatacaaaaaattggaACGCGATAGAACAATATGCGGAAATAAGCGCATATAGTGACGAGCAGATGATAGTCACAATAATAAGATTCCCGATAGTAGACGACGCaagatacgaattaaaaagagtaacGCCGTTTCCTGTATTGGACAAATCGAACGagaacatatttaaaataatagaaatagaaaatgaatacATAGCAGTAGATagagaaaacaataattacctaacattaaaaagagaagatatcAGGCAATGCgtaaataacgataatatatatatatgcgaacAAAGCATCCCGGTATACCATACCAGGGCAAGCGCACCGTGCGAGGTAAGAGCGATTACCGAGCCAGCAAAAAAGCCGGACACGTGCGTAACGCGAGAAGTTGCATCACGGGCAACAGTATGGATAGCAGTAAGCGAACCACAAGAGTGGATATACTCCACGACAAAGGAGCAAACAATAGAAATTCAATGTAGACATAGACCGagtaaaaattag